TTTCGGCAATTTCATCAAGAAAAAGTGTCCCTCCATCTGCCAGTTCAAATTGACCGATTTTACTCTCAATCGCATCGGTAAAAGAGCCTTTTTCAAAGCCAAAAAGTTCACTTTCAATCAAGTTTTCAGGAATGGCAGCCATATTAATAGCGATAAAAGGTTTATCATGACGAGACGATTGATCATGAATATGGTGGGCAAATACCTCTTTACCGACACCACTTTCTCCTAAAAGCATGATACTCGCATCGGTTCGAGCCGCTTTGTTAATGTAGCCGAGAAGCTTTTCGAGTGATGGCGAAGTTCCCAAAAATGAGCCCAATTTACGTGGTGATTGTGGATGAGAAGGGGAACTTTTTGGAGTTTTTTTCTGAACAGTAGCACTTCTCTCGATAGCAGCTATTAGTGTTTCAATCTCGAAAGGTTTGAGTAAAAAATCTTTTACCCCCAGTTGTATCGACTCGATAGCACGAGTAAGGGTAGCATTACCGGTAATAAAAATAAGTTCAAATTTTCCGCCAAGGGTTTTGGCAAATTCGATACCATCCATTCCCGGCATATTAATATCACTGATAATGAGATCAAAGCTATCATCGAGTTTTTTAAGGGCATCTTTAGGGTTTTTATAGGTATGGACTTCATAGTCAGGATAGTCTGACATCGCAATTTCGAGCGATTTACGCATATTGATATCATCTTCGACGATTGCGATTTTCATGTAATCCACCCCTATTGTAATAGGGTGATTGTAGCAAAATCCTCATTAAAATCGACCGCATAACATTGGGCAGGCAATGTTAATGTATCGTGTGAATTCTGAAAAAGAGGAGAAATGAGACTATTACTTTTGAGCTGTATTGGTTGTTGCATTGCAAAGCTTAAAAATTCTTCTTCATGATTTTGGATGGTAGTTTTAAGTGATTCATCTGACGTGCGTTGTAAACGGACAAAAGAGGTTAAATTTCCTTTGCAGGGAACCATTGCTTTAGAAATTGAGAGTGTTTCATTTTGCAAAGTAGCATTATTGGTAGTGAGACGATACCCAATTAGGTAGTCATCTCCCATAAGCCAAGAGGAAAAAATTATTTGGAGAGTTGTGAATAAGAGAGGACAACTTCGAGTTGGACTTCGCACAAACCATCTTTAAAGGTAGCATCAACGATGTTAGCACCGCGAACAAGAGCCGCAACGGAGGTATTAACGCTTGAGCGTTGCAACATCATATTTTTGACAGTATCTTGTCCCTCAACATTTACCCCTTTGACCCGTTCTGCAATTTGACGATAGCCATCGGCAAGTGCAGCACGTTTAGCAAGTGCGTATGCTTGTGCGGGAGAAGCGATTACGGTAGGAGCAACCCCTTGTCCAAAAACAGTAATAACGAGCTGTTGAGAGGAATTAAGTATGGGCTCTACACAATTACCATCAGTTCCGCTATACACACAACGTACTTTTTGATCATCCGACGCAAGTATGCCTGCGTTAAGTGATGATACGGCAAGGCATAATGCTAAAATTGTCGAATATTTCATAATGAATGTCCTTTGAAGGGTTAGTAATAGCTAATTAAAGCAATTACTATTCCAAAATTAATGTTCCTTCAGTTGCTTCACCCTCTTCACTATCTTCTTCGTCCTCTTCTTTTTTCGGACATCGAGAGATACTTTTTACATCATCCCCTTTGATAATGTAAACACCACTGGTGTTACGTCCTGATTTTGCAATCGTTTGCATATCTACACGGATCATTTTGCCCGCTTTGGTGAGTGCCATCATATCCATAGTCTCATCGACCATCAGACATCCGACAACCGTAGTTCCTGTTTTGGCGTTGAGTTTCATAGCGATAACACCGGTTCCGGCACGGTTCGTGAGGCGGTACTCTTCGGCTGTTGTACGCTTACCGATCCCTTTTTCACTCACCATCAAGATCTCTTGTTCATCGTTTTTGATGATATTGGCATCAACAACAACA
The sequence above is drawn from the Sulfuricurvum sp. genome and encodes:
- a CDS encoding sigma-54 dependent transcriptional regulator; translation: MKIAIVEDDINMRKSLEIAMSDYPDYEVHTYKNPKDALKKLDDSFDLIISDINMPGMDGIEFAKTLGGKFELIFITGNATLTRAIESIQLGVKDFLLKPFEIETLIAAIERSATVQKKTPKSSPSHPQSPRKLGSFLGTSPSLEKLLGYINKAARTDASIMLLGESGVGKEVFAHHIHDQSSRHDKPFIAINMAAIPENLIESELFGFEKGSFTDAIESKIGQFELADGGTLFLDEIAEMPYTLQAKLLRVLQEREIRRLGSSKSVKIDVRIVCATNANLQQNITDGKFREDLYYRLNTIPLIIPPLRERREEILSIATSILEQNCAQYGFTQKKFDEEAKAALQLYGWPGNIRELISVVERAAILSDGDIIGSNDLFLEARGFGRI
- a CDS encoding LPP20 family lipoprotein; translated protein: MKYSTILALCLAVSSLNAGILASDDQKVRCVYSGTDGNCVEPILNSSQQLVITVFGQGVAPTVIASPAQAYALAKRAALADGYRQIAERVKGVNVEGQDTVKNMMLQRSSVNTSVAALVRGANIVDATFKDGLCEVQLEVVLSYSQLSK